The sequence CTGAGCTAAAACTGAGCGAAAATCTGCAATATGTTCTAAAACTTGAAATAAGGTGACAACTTGGAATGTGCCAAATTCAGATTGGGGGATTGCTGACAAATCAGGAAAAACATGAATTCCTGCGGCTTTTAAAGGTTCTCTGGTGAGTTCACTACCTTCTACTGCATAGCGTTTCCATTGTGGCTCCAGACCTCGCAGGAACATTCCTGCACCCGCACCTATGTCAAGAATCTGCCCTTTTTCAAAAGGACTCAAAGCTTCACGAATAGCTAAATCATAGTCCCATCGCCAAGTTGGGTATCCCTGCTGTTCGTGAAGAATGCTGTAAAATTCTTCATCACCACCGACAAAGGGATAGGCAAAGGCAAATTGACACTCTTTACACTGTAAAATATTACACTCGTCACCTGACCATAACTTAGTGATGGATGCTTTGAGGCGGTGGTGACGAGTGGCGTTGCGAGTGATTGGGCAAAAATGGGTTGCTGCTTCGGAAGCAGTGTAACGATAAAGCGGTGGATCAGCGCAAAGTGTGCCGCAAACTGGACATTTAACTGCTGTAATGGTGGATGCTAAATTCATGCTTTTTGAGGAGCTTAGTTAATGCTATTTCAGCAAAAATAATCCGTTGGTGTATTCAGGAAACTTAGTAGCACAATAGAGCTTATCTTGAGCATCAAATAGATAACATTTGTAAGCGATGAGTAACGTTTGCTAAATCCAGTTTCCAAGGTATGCCAGAACCAGTTTTTACCCAACAAATACCTCTTGAAGAAATATAATTTCCAAAAATTAATTCGCAAATTCCGAATTTGCGGGGAAAATCCCAGAATTGTATCCAAGTTAAGAGTTTTGGTAGAGGAATTGTTGTTATGTCCATCATTTATTTAAAAGCTAGAAGACTTTGGTACAGTTGCTCATACTGCCCAACAATTACATCAGCAGAAAAACTCTGTTCAATACGTTGACGGCAATTATAACGGTGAATATTTGGTAATTGTTCAACCGCAGTTATTGCTTCTTGAATATTATTAATTAAATAACCATCAACGCCTTGACGGATAATTTCTGGTAATGCACCTCTAGGACAGGAAATGACGGGAGTACCACAGGCTAAAGCTTCAGCAAAAACAATACCAAAAGGTTCTTCCCATTCAATAGGGACAACCATTGCAGCGGCTTGACCTAATAGTTGATTTTTCTGCACATCGTTGACAGGGCCAACATATTCAATGCCATTTTTGTCTAGGTGCGGAACAATTTCATTTTGCCAGTATTCTCCTGCTTCTCCAGTTGTTATGTGGTTCCCAGCAATAATCAAGCGGCGTCCGGTTTTTTGAGCAATAGCGATCGCTGTATGTGCTCCTTTGATTCGTTCTATGCGACTGAGGAAAACTAAGGGAGCATCGGCTGCTACTGTGGGTTGAAAAGTGTATGTATCCAGTTCCACACAGTTATGAATTGCTCGCCATGCTCCCCCTGCTTTCTTCCCCAGACGACAAATGTAATCGCTACAACCAGTGAAGGAAAGAGAACCTTTTGCTAATCTGACGCCCCAGCTAGTGGTAAAGTAGCTCGGACCTCGTTGATAAGACATGATTTTCGGCAGGGGAGAACCGAGCAGCGGTAATAGATAAAATATGCGAGAAAAGCTGTGAACAACATCCGGTTGAAATTCTCGTACCGCTGACCATAAAGCGATCGTGTTTTGCAGTGCATCGAATTTGTTTTGCGATCGCTCACCACGCCAAGGAAAAAACTGAGCAGCTGGTGAGGTAGACTCAGGATGAGCAACTAGTCCCACGGTATGACCACGGGTTTGCAATTGTGTTACCAGTAAATCAACAATGCGCTCAATACCACCATATAGTTTTGGTGGCACTGGTAGTTCAGGATCGGCAGTGATAAGAATACGCATTTTAGGCTGATTTGGCGATAAATTGTTCCCATGCAGATAGATTTATATCTGCTAGACCTTTTTGTTCTATTGGCACTTGATTGTTGAGCACCAGCGCTTGAATTTGTGGAAGTAATTCTATGTAACGAGGAGGTTTAGTCAGCGGATGCAAAAGCCATGCTTGCTCAGATTTGAGATTTAGTCGCCAGCCTCCAGTCGCGCCTACTCGCTTGAAAAGCATAATTTCTGGTGATCTGGGATAGCCCCGATTTAAATATTTTACAGCCAATGTTTCTAGTAATAAACGACCTTGCAGAAGCGGTAAATAACTATCTAATTTTTCCCGATCTATTAAGAAACAGCGAGTGCTAAACCAATCATTACGCCAACCTCCCTCAACTGCAAATAAAGGTCTCTCTTCATGAGTACTTGGTGCATCAGGAAGCTTTTTTTCTGTGCTAAATGGTGGGCTAATTCTTGGGCTAGCAGCTACTGCTTGGGGATGTTTATCTATCAGATATTTAGCCTCCACTGACCAATCATAATTTGGTACTTGATAAAGCAGCATATCTGCATCGTAATGAATTAGATAGCGTGTGGTGGCTACTTCCAAACCAGCTAAATAAGACATGAGAGCGCAACCACCATAATCATGGGTTTCATTTACCCAATTATCCAAATACTTGCGAGACAGAATTGGCTGTAAAGAATTATGAGGATACAAATAAACAATTCGGTCTAGATAACCCTTAGCTTTTAATTCTTCGGCTATCAGCGAAATTTTTTCAACTCTGCGAGAGAATTCAGCTTCCGGAAAGCGACTATCTGGATCAACAATCTTGGTTTTTTGTGGACGACAACAATCAACTATGGCTAAAGTTTCATCTACATTTGTACGATGTGCCGTGACTAGGGCTGGGACTGTGAGATGAGCGTAGTTAATATCACCAGGTGAAAGATTAATCTGCAAAGTTACATTATGCATTAGACCACTCCGCTATAACTTGAGTAAAATATTCATCTGGGACGCGATTTAGATGCTTACCTTTAACATCTTTAATAACTGCACCCGAATTTAAGAGAAGATTGAGACAATCATTAGGGTTGCCAACTTCATTAAAATTTAAAGGATGCAATTCGATTACAAAATATAAATTTTCTAGATTTTTAATATCTTTGAGAAAATTCAACAATTTACTTTCAAAACCTTCGATGTCCATTTTTACAAGACATTTTTTTGACGAATATTCATTAAGCAATTTAGCAAAACTGATGGCTGATACTTTTCTTCCTGATTCGCTGATGTGACCTGTAACAGAACCACCTTCATCAAAAATTAAAACTCCATCTTTATCTGATACAGCAGCTTCAATAATGCTGACTCGATTAGCTAGATGATTGAGAGCAACGGATTTTTTCAACAAAGAAATAGCACGACAATTAGGATCAATGCAAACTGCCTTGATATTCGGATTACGAAGTAATACAGATAAACTCATAGCTCCAATATTTGAGCCAATATCAATTAGTACTTCGCAATTTTGAGAAAGTGATAGCAGCTTGTCTTGCACTTCACAGTCAAAACTTTCGTATCGCCGACTACCACTCCATGCCCAAGAATGTTCTACAGCATCAAGACAAATGACTCCTTGATGAAAAGGCTGTTGTACAATCAATCCTCGGAATATTTTTTTAGCTAGCGATCGCAGACTAGAAAATTTATGTAATATGGGGACAATTGCATCAAGTAACGTAAATTGTTTGAGGCTCATGATTATTTAATTTGCATTACAAAAGTGGATGGCGATTTTCAGAAGAATATCAATTTTTGCTTAACAGCTAAATTACTCTGCTCATTGATGTAGAAAAAAGATGGAAATAAGGTTTTTCACCCGCATCTTTTATTTGAAACTTAAATCGATAAACATGACCGCACTTTTTCAGCGACATTACTAAGAGTTGGCGCTGAGTTGACAATAGCGGCCATTTCTTTTTGAATATTCACAGCTACTTCAGTGTTTAACATTTTTAGAGCTAGTTCAGCTAAAGAATCTGGTGTTTCTGCTAACGGCAAATTTCCTTGATTCCAGCTATAACCACGACACCCTGCTGGGGTAGTAATTACGGGAATTTCCCAACCCAGAGAAATTGCTAATTTTGTGCTACAACCTCGTGAATAGCAAAAAAGTGGATGCACAAAACAACTCCATGTACTAGCCTCTTTTTCTAATTCTTCATTAGAAAGCCTTCCTAAATATTCGACAAAAGGAAATCGCTGGATAATAGTTTTCGCAACAGACTCCGGCCCACCCACAAGTCTTAAACAGACGTTACCAGAGGCTATCTTCTCTAACGCCTCCAAGAATAAAATTAAACCTTCTCTATTGGGAGTGTGGTCAATTGTGCCCACAAAACCTAATCGTGAAGAATCAGGATTCCAAGGTAAAGGATTAGCAGGAATGGTACGCGGTAACCAAGTAACATTTTTTGCTCCCAACCAATGTTCAATTTCAGTCTCAAAGGCAGAAAGGCAAAATACATAGTCAATGTATTGGCGATGTATGCATTCGGATACTAAGCTTTGGGCTAGGAATTCTAAATCACTTGATGTCACCTTCCCGAAAGCACTTTCGCCATTTTTCGTCCGCATAGCATGAAAAATATCAGTGCTTTCTAAGCCATGAGATAGCAAAATTATTTTACATTTTTCTCCAAGGTTTTCACGAAGATATTTTGCTATGGGTGCAGTATCTACCTGATTGAGAAAAATCCACTTTATATCTTTCTCTTTCACAAGAGAAACGACATTTTTTGCTAATTCCGTAGGTAGACGATATGTGTAAGGTTTTGGTTTTAGTTTACGTCTTAAACGAGTTAATATCCTGGTTTCAGGAGTGTACTTGAATAAGGAAATATCAAAACCAGCAGCTTCTAAAGTTCTTAGATACTCTTGCGTGCAAATTTGTACCCCACCCGGACTGTCTTTAAGATACGCAGCATCAGATACAAATAAGGCTGTAATGGGAAGTCGAGTTTTTTCTGTGGATGAAATATTCATCTTTTACTTATATTTATAACTATCGTTTCAAGAGATATATCAGTTTCTAGATTTGAAATTCTACTCTCCCTTATTTTTTAGCTCATCCAAAGATTTAAGTTTTACCACTCGTCAAATGATAATTCAATCGTTGGATAAATATTGATAGTTTCCAACCAACAGAAACCTTACCATAACCAGAACGATACAGTAGTGCTTGAATTTTCTTTGCTTTTTGCCAACCCATACAACTAGACATCAGTCGAAACCCTAATCCCCCTGAAGGCTTTAAGTTGGAACCACCAAATTGGTGAACTTTCCCTTCTGCTTTTTTCAAGAGGTCGGGGACAAGAGGATAAACTTCATAAATAAAACGTTGAAATACAGTTGCACAAGCATGGCGTGTACGCAAACTATCTTCGGTTGCTAACAGATTAGTTGTGCCCAAATCCAAAGACAAGAAAGCGGATTCCCAAGCTTTACGAGATTGTGAACCACTCAAACTATTCGTATTTCCAGACCTATAGTAAGTTTTAGCCCCTTGGCAAAACTTTACTCCTTGACTAGCTAAAACAACTCGACTGAAATAATCAAAATCATTAATCAAAGATAAATTTTCGTTCCAGGAACCTGCTCGTTCAGCAATTTTACGCGGAATTAGCCAAGCCGCACCATGCATCATGTAATGTCCTTCCCATAAACAAATGAGAAAGTCAACGGGTGACATATCAGCCCAAGGTGGTTGGGGAATAAATAAAGCTTCTTGAGGATATTTATAAAATCTTGACCATTCTCCCGATGCTACAAATTCTGAATTGCTATCACCTAATAGTTTAATTTGTCGCTCAATTTTGTCAGGAGCTAACAAATCATCAGCATCTAAATATTCAATAAAATCTCCTTGAGCAGCTAGAAAAGCGCGATTTTCAGTTGCGCTTTGTCCAACATTTTCTTGGTTAATAACTTTAACTTTAGATGATTCAAAACTTTTAGCAACTGCCAGAGTATTATCTTTTGAACCATCATTTACTAAAATAATTTCTAT is a genomic window of Fortiea contorta PCC 7126 containing:
- a CDS encoding glycosyltransferase → MRILITADPELPVPPKLYGGIERIVDLLVTQLQTRGHTVGLVAHPESTSPAAQFFPWRGERSQNKFDALQNTIALWSAVREFQPDVVHSFSRIFYLLPLLGSPLPKIMSYQRGPSYFTTSWGVRLAKGSLSFTGCSDYICRLGKKAGGAWRAIHNCVELDTYTFQPTVAADAPLVFLSRIERIKGAHTAIAIAQKTGRRLIIAGNHITTGEAGEYWQNEIVPHLDKNGIEYVGPVNDVQKNQLLGQAAAMVVPIEWEEPFGIVFAEALACGTPVISCPRGALPEIIRQGVDGYLINNIQEAITAVEQLPNIHRYNCRQRIEQSFSADVIVGQYEQLYQSLLAFK
- a CDS encoding class I SAM-dependent methyltransferase, which translates into the protein MNLASTITAVKCPVCGTLCADPPLYRYTASEAATHFCPITRNATRHHRLKASITKLWSGDECNILQCKECQFAFAYPFVGGDEEFYSILHEQQGYPTWRWDYDLAIREALSPFEKGQILDIGAGAGMFLRGLEPQWKRYAVEGSELTREPLKAAGIHVFPDLSAIPQSEFGTFQVVTLFQVLEHIADFRSVLAQCRQLLCAGGRLFISVPSGEAMIRQEKLTGCPDMPPNHVNKWTPDSLSRVLHDANFYPQPAIFESPSWDNLKLSLHLRVMTKATNQRSLAAQVYRISNKRLRALLLSTLGLPALIKLLPYVQQLRQGGSFVIMGTAR
- a CDS encoding glycosyltransferase; the protein is MNISSTEKTRLPITALFVSDAAYLKDSPGGVQICTQEYLRTLEAAGFDISLFKYTPETRILTRLRRKLKPKPYTYRLPTELAKNVVSLVKEKDIKWIFLNQVDTAPIAKYLRENLGEKCKIILLSHGLESTDIFHAMRTKNGESAFGKVTSSDLEFLAQSLVSECIHRQYIDYVFCLSAFETEIEHWLGAKNVTWLPRTIPANPLPWNPDSSRLGFVGTIDHTPNREGLILFLEALEKIASGNVCLRLVGGPESVAKTIIQRFPFVEYLGRLSNEELEKEASTWSCFVHPLFCYSRGCSTKLAISLGWEIPVITTPAGCRGYSWNQGNLPLAETPDSLAELALKMLNTEVAVNIQKEMAAIVNSAPTLSNVAEKVRSCLSI
- a CDS encoding FkbM family methyltransferase gives rise to the protein MSLKQFTLLDAIVPILHKFSSLRSLAKKIFRGLIVQQPFHQGVICLDAVEHSWAWSGSRRYESFDCEVQDKLLSLSQNCEVLIDIGSNIGAMSLSVLLRNPNIKAVCIDPNCRAISLLKKSVALNHLANRVSIIEAAVSDKDGVLIFDEGGSVTGHISESGRKVSAISFAKLLNEYSSKKCLVKMDIEGFESKLLNFLKDIKNLENLYFVIELHPLNFNEVGNPNDCLNLLLNSGAVIKDVKGKHLNRVPDEYFTQVIAEWSNA
- a CDS encoding glycosyltransferase family 2 protein → MTPLVSILIPCYNAEQWLAETVESALAQTWNNIEIILVNDGSKDNTLAVAKSFESSKVKVINQENVGQSATENRAFLAAQGDFIEYLDADDLLAPDKIERQIKLLGDSNSEFVASGEWSRFYKYPQEALFIPQPPWADMSPVDFLICLWEGHYMMHGAAWLIPRKIAERAGSWNENLSLINDFDYFSRVVLASQGVKFCQGAKTYYRSGNTNSLSGSQSRKAWESAFLSLDLGTTNLLATEDSLRTRHACATVFQRFIYEVYPLVPDLLKKAEGKVHQFGGSNLKPSGGLGFRLMSSCMGWQKAKKIQALLYRSGYGKVSVGWKLSIFIQRLNYHLTSGKT